A genomic stretch from Kribbella jejuensis includes:
- a CDS encoding DUF397 domain-containing protein produces the protein MTEIYNGMPGDSNLELSWKKSQRSGPSGNCVEVAKLPDGGVAVRNSRFTSGPALVFTKAEIEAFLGGVQDGEFDYLV, from the coding sequence ATGACAGAGATCTACAACGGCATGCCAGGCGACTCGAACCTCGAGTTGAGCTGGAAGAAGAGCCAGCGCAGCGGCCCGTCGGGCAACTGCGTCGAGGTCGCGAAGCTGCCGGACGGTGGCGTCGCGGTGCGCAACTCGCGCTTCACGAGCGGTCCGGCACTGGTGTTCACCAAGGCCGAGATCGAGGCGTTCCTCGGTGGCGTCCAGGACGGCGAGTTCGACTACCTCGTCTGA
- a CDS encoding DUF2461 domain-containing protein — MSFTGFPAAALDFYDDLEMDNTKSFWTAHKHVYEESVRGPMAELTAELEEEFGPAKLFRPYRDVRFAKDKTPYKTHQGAYVAVAPSTGWYVQIAAPGVRVGAGFYDATADRLARLRTAIDDNRRGTQLQKILAELEKAGWTIGGDKLKTTPRGYDADHPRIDLLRHKSLSVGKNYGFAPVIHTPALLPQIRTDWQATKPLITWLTDNS, encoded by the coding sequence ATGAGTTTTACCGGTTTTCCGGCGGCGGCGCTGGACTTCTACGACGATCTCGAAATGGACAACACCAAGAGCTTCTGGACGGCGCACAAGCACGTCTACGAGGAGTCGGTCCGCGGCCCGATGGCCGAGTTGACCGCCGAGCTCGAGGAGGAGTTCGGCCCGGCGAAGCTCTTCCGCCCGTACCGCGACGTCCGCTTCGCGAAGGACAAGACGCCGTACAAGACCCACCAGGGCGCGTACGTCGCGGTCGCGCCGTCGACGGGCTGGTACGTACAGATCGCCGCACCGGGCGTCCGCGTCGGCGCCGGCTTCTACGACGCCACCGCCGACCGCCTGGCCCGCCTCCGCACCGCCATCGACGACAACCGCCGTGGCACCCAACTACAGAAGATCCTCGCCGAACTGGAGAAAGCCGGCTGGACCATCGGCGGCGACAAACTCAAAACAACCCCCCGCGGCTACGACGCCGACCACCCCCGCATCGACCTCCTCCGCCACAAGTCCCTCAGCGTCGGCAAGAACTACGGCTTCGCCCCCGTCATCCACACCCCCGCCCTCCTCCCCCAAATCCGCACCGACTGGCAAGCCACCAAACCCCTCATAACCTGGCTGACCGACAACAGCTGA
- a CDS encoding NAD(P)/FAD-dependent oxidoreductase, translating to MWDLIVVGAGPAGASAALGALAADPSLSVLMVDRHEFPRDKACGDGIAPHVLDLLAGVGVTGILDDWTPVRRFVLTRGAVGVDRQMARPNWVVPRTVFDHRLVEAAQAAGAHFIRRRVRGLAVRSGYVDVDELDARFVVGADGAHSVVRRELGAKPGPVALAIRGYAPTPPARAASQVIAYGPGRQPSYAWSFDRGDGWSNVGYGELLAGTRPTRSELLENLETLLPGATEGGESWWGHHLPLAGWRWRPQRGPVLLAGDAAGLINPMTGEGIYYAVATGLLAGRSIADALRAGSTDAGTPYRRRTSRLLRRHLRDTALVAQLSRSDKILDAGIRAAADNQRIFDDLVELGLADGGLTRRMLSTILP from the coding sequence GTGTGGGATCTGATTGTGGTGGGGGCCGGGCCGGCAGGAGCTTCGGCGGCGTTGGGCGCGTTGGCGGCTGACCCGAGTTTGTCGGTGTTGATGGTAGACCGGCACGAGTTTCCGCGGGACAAGGCGTGTGGCGACGGGATCGCTCCGCACGTACTCGATCTGCTTGCCGGTGTCGGCGTGACCGGCATCCTGGACGACTGGACCCCGGTCCGGCGGTTCGTGCTGACCCGGGGTGCGGTCGGCGTGGATCGGCAGATGGCGCGCCCGAACTGGGTGGTACCGCGGACGGTGTTCGATCATCGGCTCGTCGAGGCGGCACAGGCGGCAGGGGCGCACTTCATCCGCCGGCGGGTCCGCGGTCTCGCCGTCCGGAGCGGGTACGTCGACGTGGACGAGCTCGACGCACGGTTCGTCGTCGGCGCCGACGGTGCGCATTCCGTCGTACGGCGTGAACTCGGCGCGAAACCCGGTCCGGTCGCGCTGGCGATCCGCGGCTACGCCCCGACACCACCGGCCCGCGCCGCGAGCCAGGTGATTGCCTACGGCCCCGGCAGGCAACCGTCGTACGCGTGGTCCTTCGACCGCGGCGACGGCTGGTCCAACGTCGGGTACGGCGAACTCCTCGCCGGCACCCGCCCCACTCGCTCCGAGCTCCTCGAGAACCTGGAGACCCTGCTCCCCGGTGCGACCGAGGGCGGCGAATCGTGGTGGGGTCACCACCTCCCGCTCGCCGGCTGGAGGTGGCGCCCGCAGCGCGGACCAGTACTGCTCGCGGGCGACGCGGCCGGCCTGATCAACCCGATGACCGGCGAAGGCATCTACTACGCGGTCGCCACCGGCCTGCTCGCCGGCCGCTCGATCGCCGACGCGCTGCGCGCCGGATCCACCGACGCCGGTACGCCGTACCGTCGCCGTACGTCCCGCCTGCTCCGCCGGCACCTCCGCGACACCGCACTCGTCGCGCAGCTGAGCCGCTCCGACAAGATCCTCGACGCCGGTATCCGCGCCGCCGCCGACAACCAGCGGATCTTCGACGACCTGGTCGAACTAGGCCTCGCCGACGGCGGTCTCACCCGCCGCATGCTCAGCACGATCCTGCCCTGA
- a CDS encoding ABC transporter ATP-binding protein → MVMTVDGLRMRYGDTEVLHDVSFDARPGEVLALLGPNGAGKSTTIEILEGFRLRSAGHVDVLGVDPATADEGWRARIGIVLQSWRDHGNWRVRELLHHLGSYYTPYRQPWPAAELLAAVGLTDRAEQKIKTLSGGQRRRLDVAIGIVGRPDVLFLDEPTTGFDPEARSEFHELVRGLAAEQGTTILLTTHDLDEASKLAHRILVLAAGRIIASGTTAQLTEVIAGQDEVRWTVDGRPFRTSTPDGTAFVRELFRTYGDALGELEVRRASLEDTYLALVREQA, encoded by the coding sequence ATGGTGATGACAGTGGACGGTCTGCGGATGCGGTACGGCGACACCGAGGTCCTGCATGACGTGAGCTTCGACGCGCGGCCTGGTGAGGTGCTTGCCCTGCTCGGCCCGAACGGTGCGGGCAAGAGCACCACGATCGAGATCCTGGAAGGATTCCGGCTCCGCTCGGCCGGTCACGTCGACGTACTCGGCGTCGACCCGGCGACGGCCGACGAAGGCTGGCGCGCGCGGATCGGGATCGTGCTGCAGTCGTGGCGCGACCACGGCAACTGGCGCGTCCGCGAGCTTCTCCACCATCTCGGCTCGTACTACACGCCGTACCGCCAGCCCTGGCCCGCCGCCGAACTGCTCGCCGCCGTCGGACTCACCGACCGCGCGGAGCAGAAGATCAAGACGCTGTCCGGCGGTCAGCGCCGCCGCCTCGACGTCGCGATCGGGATCGTTGGCCGCCCCGACGTACTGTTCCTCGACGAGCCGACCACCGGCTTCGACCCGGAGGCGCGGTCGGAGTTCCACGAGCTGGTACGCGGACTCGCCGCGGAGCAAGGTACGACGATCCTGCTCACCACCCACGACCTCGACGAGGCGAGCAAACTCGCGCACCGCATCCTGGTCCTGGCCGCGGGCCGGATCATCGCGTCCGGTACCACCGCCCAGCTGACCGAGGTGATCGCGGGCCAGGACGAAGTGCGCTGGACCGTCGACGGCCGGCCCTTCCGCACGTCGACCCCGGACGGTACGGCGTTCGTCCGCGAGTTGTTCCGGACGTACGGCGATGCGCTCGGCGAACTCGAAGTACGCCGGGCCTCTCTCGAAGACACGTACCTCGCACTCGTCCGGGAGCAGGCGTGA
- a CDS encoding zinc-dependent alcohol dehydrogenase family protein: MDDMQAWAVARPGPIDDGPLQLVRRPVPEPGPGELLLEVEACGICRTDLHLTEGDLTPKRPGVVPGHQAVGTVVAVGAEPAAGVGPAAGVGPAGGVGSARFAVGDRVGVAWLRGTCGVCEFCRAGAENLCPRSAYTGWDADGGFAEYAVVPDAYAYRLPGDRSAVELAPFLCAGIIGYRALLRANLPPGGRLGIYGFGSSAHLTAQLATAQGAELFVMTRGERNRALARELGATFVGATTDPPPAGLDAAIVFAPAGDVVPSALEATKPGGTVVVAGIYLSDVPALSYERHLFHERDLRSVTSNTRRDGEELFRLVGRLPVIPHTTVVPFGAVDQALADLAHGRASGSLVAVLDD, from the coding sequence ATGGACGACATGCAGGCGTGGGCAGTCGCTCGACCAGGTCCCATCGACGACGGTCCGCTACAGCTGGTACGCCGGCCTGTCCCTGAACCGGGCCCCGGCGAACTCCTGCTGGAAGTCGAAGCCTGCGGCATCTGCCGCACCGACCTGCACCTGACCGAAGGCGACCTCACCCCGAAGCGCCCCGGCGTAGTCCCCGGGCACCAGGCGGTGGGCACTGTCGTCGCCGTCGGCGCGGAACCGGCTGCCGGTGTGGGACCGGCTGCCGGTGTGGGACCGGCTGGCGGCGTGGGATCGGCTCGGTTCGCGGTGGGGGACCGGGTGGGGGTTGCTTGGTTGCGAGGGACCTGCGGGGTTTGTGAGTTCTGCCGGGCTGGAGCCGAGAACCTTTGTCCGCGGTCGGCCTACACCGGGTGGGACGCCGACGGCGGGTTTGCGGAGTACGCCGTGGTGCCTGACGCGTATGCGTACCGGCTGCCGGGGGACCGGTCGGCTGTGGAGCTTGCGCCGTTCCTGTGTGCGGGGATCATCGGGTACCGGGCTCTGCTGCGGGCGAATCTGCCGCCGGGCGGCCGGCTGGGGATCTACGGGTTCGGGTCCAGTGCACACCTGACCGCGCAACTCGCCACGGCTCAGGGCGCCGAGCTGTTCGTGATGACCCGTGGTGAACGGAACCGCGCGCTCGCTCGTGAGCTCGGAGCGACGTTCGTCGGCGCGACCACGGACCCTCCGCCGGCCGGGCTCGACGCGGCGATCGTGTTCGCCCCGGCGGGCGACGTGGTGCCGTCGGCGCTCGAGGCGACCAAGCCCGGCGGTACGGTCGTGGTGGCCGGCATCTACCTGTCCGACGTACCGGCGCTGAGCTACGAGCGGCACCTCTTCCACGAGCGTGATCTGCGCAGCGTCACCTCGAACACCCGGCGCGACGGCGAGGAACTGTTCCGCCTGGTCGGCAGGCTGCCGGTGATCCCACACACCACGGTCGTCCCGTTCGGTGCCGTCGACCAGGCGCTCGCCGACCTCGCCCATGGCCGCGCGAGCGGCTCCCTGGTGGCAGTCCTCGACGACTGA
- a CDS encoding GbsR/MarR family transcriptional regulator translates to MPGGRLSHQERVDIAAGLAGGLGYAEIARQLQRPTSTISREVARNGGAGGYRADHAHYATASRARRRRTASASADVRPVDPRRDYVERFAAMMVDGGLPRMASRVLALLYTSDSRTLTAAELVRELRVSPASISKAIGYLERVGMVHREPDPVRRLQHYVIADDVWLKAWEVSARTNHNWAQTAAEGIELLGPDTPAGERLMHMAEFFERLSEEMSGGSGFQDCLAVLAVVSSTVDIRAVARTLGWPVSRVADVLDYAVKNSGQDRAEHAAGETAVGEA, encoded by the coding sequence ATGCCCGGCGGCAGGTTGAGTCACCAGGAGCGGGTCGACATCGCGGCCGGGCTGGCCGGCGGGCTCGGGTACGCCGAGATCGCCCGGCAACTGCAGCGGCCGACGTCGACGATCAGCCGGGAGGTCGCGCGGAACGGCGGCGCGGGTGGGTACCGGGCGGATCACGCGCACTACGCGACCGCGTCACGCGCGCGTCGTCGGCGTACGGCCTCCGCGTCGGCCGACGTACGACCGGTCGATCCGCGGCGGGACTATGTAGAGCGGTTCGCGGCGATGATGGTCGACGGTGGGTTGCCGCGGATGGCGTCGCGGGTGCTCGCGTTGTTGTACACGTCGGACTCGCGCACGCTGACCGCGGCCGAGCTCGTCCGGGAGTTGCGGGTCAGCCCGGCGTCGATCTCGAAGGCGATCGGGTACCTCGAACGCGTCGGGATGGTGCACCGCGAGCCCGATCCGGTCCGCCGCCTGCAGCATTACGTCATCGCCGACGACGTCTGGCTCAAGGCGTGGGAGGTGAGCGCGCGGACCAACCACAACTGGGCGCAGACCGCGGCGGAGGGGATCGAGCTGCTCGGGCCGGACACGCCCGCGGGCGAGCGGCTGATGCACATGGCGGAGTTCTTCGAGCGGCTCAGCGAGGAGATGTCGGGTGGCAGCGGCTTCCAGGACTGCCTGGCGGTGCTTGCTGTTGTCTCCTCGACTGTGGACATTCGCGCAGTCGCCCGCACGCTCGGTTGGCCGGTCTCACGGGTGGCCGACGTCCTGGACTACGCGGTGAAGAACTCAGGGCAGGATCGTGCTGAGCATGCGGCGGGTGAGACCGCCGTCGGCGAGGCCTAG
- a CDS encoding ABC transporter permease — protein MKRGWQRGLIELRQSFTNGPELFSHFLWPVLMLVALFFLRHRDFGSSGLLLGALALPSILGMNAAMGMVSMSQQLTADREDGTLLRAKAIPNGMVCYLVGKVVSVAGGLLVDLLILLVPGLLLVDGLAVGSAHWFTLVWVLLLGLVATLPIGAILGSVFTSARSQGLIQLPMLGVIAISGIFYPLTALPGWLAFIGQLTPVYWMGLGMRSALLPPEAVAVEVGHSWRHLETAGVLSLWAIAGLLLAPVVLRRMARRESGSKIAERRERALQRIA, from the coding sequence GTGAAACGCGGGTGGCAGCGCGGGCTGATCGAACTGCGGCAGTCCTTCACGAACGGCCCGGAGCTGTTCAGCCACTTCCTCTGGCCGGTGCTCATGCTGGTCGCGCTGTTCTTCCTCCGGCATCGCGACTTCGGGTCGAGCGGGCTGCTGCTCGGCGCGCTCGCCCTACCGAGCATCCTCGGCATGAACGCGGCGATGGGCATGGTCAGCATGAGCCAGCAACTGACCGCCGACCGCGAGGACGGGACGCTGCTCCGCGCCAAGGCCATACCAAACGGTATGGTCTGCTACCTCGTCGGCAAAGTGGTCTCGGTCGCGGGCGGGCTGCTCGTGGATCTGCTGATCTTGCTCGTTCCGGGTTTGTTGCTGGTGGACGGGCTGGCGGTCGGATCGGCGCACTGGTTCACGCTGGTGTGGGTGCTGCTGCTCGGTCTGGTCGCGACGCTGCCGATCGGGGCGATCCTCGGGTCGGTGTTCACGTCGGCGCGTTCGCAGGGGTTGATCCAGCTGCCGATGCTCGGGGTGATCGCGATCTCCGGCATCTTCTACCCGCTCACGGCACTGCCCGGCTGGCTCGCGTTCATCGGCCAGCTCACGCCGGTGTACTGGATGGGCCTCGGCATGCGGTCCGCGCTGCTTCCTCCTGAGGCGGTCGCGGTAGAGGTCGGCCACTCCTGGCGGCACCTGGAAACAGCCGGCGTGCTGAGCCTGTGGGCGATCGCCGGCCTTCTCCTCGCACCCGTCGTACTCCGCCGAATGGCCCGCCGCGAATCCGGCTCCAAGATCGCCGAACGCCGCGAACGCGCCCTCCAACGCATCGCATGA
- a CDS encoding SigB/SigF/SigG family RNA polymerase sigma factor, producing MVTSIMERASAHSGAPTDRAARERATRELMERRAASSSEEERQELLEQVVELNLEMAKGIARRFRGRGAEADDLEQVAYLGLVKAAHHYRLEADTPFIGFAIPTIRGEVKRYFRDCAWTVRIPRRLQEMQGTIANKLPELEQELNREPTPAELAEYLEVEVTEVEQALAAKGCFNVLSLDRPAEADAELTLADVVADDDDATIDQLETVEMLEPVLADLGDRDRRILQLRFVEGWTQSEIGEDIGVSQMQVSRVLRRILDDLREKLAPEQVAA from the coding sequence ATGGTCACGAGCATCATGGAACGGGCTTCGGCCCACAGCGGCGCCCCCACTGATCGGGCCGCCCGCGAACGCGCTACCCGGGAACTCATGGAACGCCGGGCAGCAAGCAGCTCCGAAGAAGAGCGGCAGGAACTTCTCGAACAGGTCGTCGAACTGAACCTGGAGATGGCCAAGGGCATCGCGCGCCGCTTCCGCGGCCGGGGCGCCGAGGCCGACGACCTGGAACAGGTCGCGTACCTGGGACTGGTGAAGGCGGCCCATCACTACCGGCTGGAGGCGGACACCCCGTTCATCGGGTTCGCCATCCCGACCATCCGGGGCGAGGTCAAGCGGTACTTCCGCGACTGCGCCTGGACGGTCCGGATCCCACGCCGGCTGCAGGAGATGCAAGGAACGATCGCGAACAAGCTCCCAGAGCTTGAACAGGAGCTGAACCGCGAACCGACACCGGCCGAGCTGGCCGAATACCTCGAGGTCGAGGTCACCGAGGTCGAGCAGGCGCTGGCAGCCAAGGGCTGCTTCAACGTGCTGTCGCTGGACCGCCCCGCCGAGGCCGACGCCGAGCTGACGCTGGCCGACGTGGTCGCGGACGACGACGACGCGACGATCGATCAACTGGAAACAGTGGAGATGCTGGAGCCGGTACTCGCGGACCTCGGGGACCGCGACCGGCGCATCCTGCAGCTCCGCTTCGTCGAAGGCTGGACCCAGTCCGAGATCGGCGAGGACATCGGGGTCAGCCAGATGCAGGTCTCCCGGGTCCTTCGCCGGATTCTCGACGACCTTCGCGAAAAACTGGCACCCGAACAGGTAGCCGCCTAG
- a CDS encoding quinone oxidoreductase family protein, which yields MRAIQVTEFGGPEVLVPAELDPPVATDDQLLVQVTAAGVNFADTHRTDGSYRGGVTLPFVPGVEIVGRTPNGRRVLSPVFETGGGYAEYAVAPKHRAVDVPEEVSDGQALALLIQGLTAWHVLRKSARLECSDSVLVNAAAGGVGSLAIQLAKHFGAGQVIAAASTPAKRELALELGADVAIDNDLDGYVDRVRSASGGGVDVVLDPTGGAATQAGLDCLRDFGRLVNYGNAGREGRPPVDPSALAQRNLSVAGFWLVPAMDLPGKYAEPLAAMLDLTARGQLRPLVGAEYPLEEARRSHEDLLARRTTGKLILKP from the coding sequence ATGCGCGCGATCCAGGTCACCGAGTTCGGCGGCCCCGAAGTACTCGTACCGGCCGAGCTCGACCCGCCCGTTGCCACAGACGACCAACTGCTCGTCCAGGTCACCGCCGCGGGCGTCAACTTCGCCGACACGCACCGCACCGACGGCTCCTACCGCGGTGGCGTCACACTCCCGTTCGTCCCGGGCGTCGAGATCGTCGGCCGGACGCCGAACGGCCGCCGCGTCCTCTCCCCCGTCTTCGAGACCGGCGGTGGGTACGCCGAGTACGCCGTCGCGCCGAAGCACCGCGCGGTCGACGTACCCGAGGAAGTCTCCGACGGGCAGGCGCTCGCGCTGCTCATCCAAGGACTGACCGCCTGGCACGTACTGCGCAAGAGCGCCCGGCTCGAGTGCAGCGACTCCGTACTGGTGAACGCGGCCGCGGGCGGTGTCGGCTCGCTCGCGATCCAGCTCGCGAAGCACTTCGGCGCCGGCCAGGTGATCGCGGCCGCGTCCACCCCCGCGAAGCGTGAGCTCGCCCTCGAACTCGGCGCGGACGTTGCCATCGACAACGACCTCGACGGGTACGTCGATCGCGTACGGTCGGCGTCCGGCGGCGGCGTCGACGTCGTCCTCGATCCCACCGGCGGCGCGGCCACGCAGGCCGGCCTCGACTGCCTCCGCGACTTCGGCCGGCTGGTGAACTACGGCAACGCCGGTCGCGAGGGCCGGCCGCCGGTCGATCCGAGTGCGCTTGCCCAGCGCAACCTTTCGGTCGCCGGCTTCTGGCTGGTCCCGGCGATGGATCTGCCCGGCAAGTACGCCGAACCGCTCGCCGCGATGCTCGACCTGACCGCCCGCGGCCAACTCCGCCCACTGGTCGGCGCGGAGTACCCGCTCGAAGAGGCCCGCCGTTCGCACGAGGACCTGCTCGCCCGCCGCACGACCGGCAAGCTGATCCTCAAGCCGTAA
- a CDS encoding helix-turn-helix domain-containing protein: MTESGAQSGPTTLRIILGGHLRRMRVAAGISRSDAGWEIRSSESKISRMELGRVGLKERDVADLLKLYGLDDDEERERLLALAREANNPGWWHRFGDVLPSWFHSYLDLEASAQLIRIYELQFIPGLLQTQEYIRAVIQLGRGLIPAEEVERRISLRVNRQEVLTRASDPVRVWAVIDEAALRRPIGGTKVIVDQLNHLMEVSHMPNVTLQIVPLSIGGHAAAGGSFSILRFPDSDLPDTVYIEHLTSALYLDKLEELDQYTAAMESLCVAAPQPNKTRDILLEIRKDFEA, from the coding sequence GTGACGGAGTCGGGCGCGCAAAGCGGGCCGACCACGCTGCGGATCATTCTCGGAGGGCACCTTCGCCGGATGCGGGTGGCGGCCGGCATCAGCCGGTCGGACGCGGGGTGGGAGATCCGTTCGTCGGAGTCCAAGATCAGCCGGATGGAGCTGGGTCGTGTCGGCCTGAAGGAACGCGACGTCGCCGACCTGCTCAAGCTCTACGGCCTGGACGACGACGAGGAGCGCGAGCGGCTGCTTGCTCTCGCCCGGGAGGCGAACAACCCCGGCTGGTGGCACCGCTTCGGCGACGTGCTGCCCAGCTGGTTCCACTCCTACCTGGACCTCGAGGCGTCCGCGCAGCTGATCCGTATCTACGAGCTGCAGTTCATCCCGGGTCTGCTCCAGACACAGGAGTACATCCGCGCCGTCATCCAGCTCGGCCGCGGCCTGATCCCGGCCGAGGAGGTCGAGCGCAGGATCAGCCTGCGGGTCAACCGCCAGGAGGTGCTGACCCGCGCATCGGACCCGGTCCGCGTCTGGGCCGTCATCGACGAGGCCGCCCTGCGCCGCCCGATCGGCGGCACGAAGGTCATCGTCGACCAGCTGAACCACCTGATGGAGGTGTCGCACATGCCGAACGTGACCCTCCAGATCGTACCACTGTCGATCGGCGGCCACGCAGCCGCCGGCGGCTCGTTCAGCATCCTCCGCTTCCCGGACAGCGACCTTCCCGACACCGTCTACATCGAGCACCTCACCAGCGCCCTGTACCTGGACAAGCTCGAAGAGCTGGACCAGTACACAGCCGCCATGGAATCCCTCTGCGTCGCAGCACCCCAACCCAACAAGACCCGCGACATCCTCCTCGAAATCCGCAAAGACTTCGAAGCCTGA
- a CDS encoding epoxide hydrolase family protein has translation MTIEPFRLDVPESELDDLRQRLDLVRWPSELPDAGWSRGVPLDYLQDLVAYWRNGYDWRACEARLNKWPQYTTVIDGATVHFAHIPSTSPDALPLVITHGWPGSIVEFTDLVPLLSDFHLILPTIPGFTLSGPTREAGWEFKRVARAWTELVTRLGYQRYGVQGGDWGAAISREVGRIDPGRVAGVHLNLIPGAGATSEPTAAELAGLDADEQERTWASWRRQQSFAAEQQGYADLQSTRPQTLAYALTDSPVGQLAWIAEKFATWSDAPIDRDLLLTNVMLFWLTRTGGSAGAIYYERAHAPYWGQPPEPSRTPTALLDLAHENFIPLRHKVEHTDNIVRWTSHDDGGHFAALEVPDVLAADIRAFFSALTA, from the coding sequence ATGACGATCGAACCGTTCCGGCTGGACGTGCCGGAGAGCGAGCTGGACGACCTGCGGCAGCGGCTGGACCTCGTGCGCTGGCCGTCGGAACTACCCGATGCCGGTTGGTCCCGCGGCGTACCGCTCGACTACCTGCAGGACCTGGTCGCGTACTGGCGGAACGGGTACGACTGGCGGGCTTGTGAAGCGCGCTTGAACAAGTGGCCGCAGTACACAACCGTCATCGACGGCGCGACCGTGCACTTCGCGCACATCCCATCCACGTCGCCGGATGCGCTCCCGCTCGTGATCACCCACGGCTGGCCCGGTTCGATCGTGGAGTTCACGGACCTCGTCCCGTTGCTGAGCGACTTCCACCTGATCCTGCCGACGATTCCGGGCTTCACGTTGTCGGGCCCGACGCGGGAAGCCGGGTGGGAGTTCAAGCGGGTCGCGCGCGCGTGGACCGAACTGGTGACGCGGCTCGGGTACCAGCGGTACGGCGTACAGGGCGGGGACTGGGGCGCCGCGATCTCGCGCGAGGTCGGGCGGATCGACCCGGGGCGCGTGGCCGGCGTACATCTCAATTTGATCCCGGGAGCGGGCGCCACGTCGGAGCCGACGGCTGCCGAGCTCGCCGGGTTGGACGCCGACGAGCAGGAACGGACCTGGGCGTCGTGGCGGCGGCAGCAGTCGTTCGCCGCGGAGCAGCAGGGGTACGCCGATCTGCAGTCCACCCGGCCGCAGACGCTCGCGTACGCGTTGACCGACTCGCCGGTCGGGCAGTTGGCGTGGATCGCGGAGAAGTTCGCGACCTGGTCGGACGCGCCGATCGACCGGGACCTGCTGCTCACGAACGTGATGCTGTTCTGGCTGACCCGGACCGGGGGATCGGCCGGCGCGATCTATTACGAGCGCGCGCACGCGCCGTACTGGGGTCAGCCGCCCGAGCCGTCGCGGACACCGACCGCGCTGCTCGACCTCGCGCACGAGAACTTCATCCCGCTGCGGCACAAGGTCGAGCACACCGACAACATCGTCCGCTGGACGTCGCACGATGACGGCGGGCATTTCGCGGCGCTCGAGGTACCGGACGTGCTCGCCGCTGATATCCGCGCGTTCTTCAGCGCCCTTACGGCTTGA
- a CDS encoding MerR family transcriptional regulator, whose product MFTIGDFAAFGQVSARMLRHYDALGLLRPAVVDEATGYRYYSADQFSRLNRIVALKDLGFSLQQIGEIVEMKLSAEELRGMLRLRQAQLEDELARSAARLTSVEARLRLIEREGHMPTDDVVLKHITPIRVAELSAIAPSYDGDDVGPVIQALFGQLFDRLGEAGVMPSGSPIAYYEDASDDTIRVHGAVPVDGEIGADVDARELPELPQAATIVHQGDMTEADRSMQTLARWIEDNGYRSHGYAREVTLQFDPQNPKNWVHEFQIQVTKPD is encoded by the coding sequence ATGTTCACCATCGGGGACTTCGCCGCCTTCGGGCAGGTGTCGGCGCGGATGCTGCGGCACTACGACGCGCTCGGGCTGCTCCGGCCGGCGGTTGTCGACGAGGCGACCGGCTACCGGTACTACTCGGCCGACCAGTTCAGCCGCCTCAACCGGATCGTCGCGCTCAAGGACCTCGGCTTCAGCCTCCAGCAGATCGGCGAGATCGTCGAGATGAAGCTGTCCGCGGAGGAGCTGCGCGGCATGCTCCGGCTTCGGCAGGCGCAGCTCGAGGACGAGCTGGCCCGGAGTGCGGCCCGGTTGACCAGCGTCGAGGCGAGGCTCCGGCTCATCGAGAGAGAAGGGCACATGCCGACCGACGACGTGGTACTGAAGCACATCACCCCGATCCGGGTCGCGGAGCTGTCCGCGATCGCACCGAGCTACGACGGCGATGACGTCGGCCCGGTCATCCAGGCACTGTTCGGGCAACTGTTCGACCGGCTCGGCGAGGCCGGCGTGATGCCGTCCGGCTCACCGATCGCGTACTACGAGGACGCCTCCGACGACACGATCCGCGTCCACGGGGCGGTTCCCGTGGACGGCGAGATCGGTGCCGACGTGGACGCGCGAGAGCTGCCCGAGCTGCCGCAGGCTGCGACCATCGTCCATCAGGGCGACATGACGGAGGCCGATCGCAGCATGCAGACACTGGCCCGGTGGATCGAGGACAACGGCTACCGCAGCCACGGGTACGCGCGCGAGGTCACGCTGCAATTCGACCCCCAGAACCCGAAGAACTGGGTGCACGAGTTCCAGATCCAGGTCACAAAACCAGACTGA